A genomic stretch from Paraburkholderia dioscoreae includes:
- a CDS encoding FAD-dependent oxidoreductase, which translates to MNRPFKPYPFSPRRHEGVVPPLVDGRDPLGRPVAIVGGGPVGMTLALALARQGVRSVLIEADDSVCIGSRAICISRRSLEIFKRLGVVQGFLQKGLPWAGGRSFYRDAEVFRFAMHHDDEQSLPPMINIAQYQIEQLLLDEVERHAELIEIRWQTRVTGIEPDQAKDDRAELASTSGATLTLRTGDTAWQMHADWVVACDGGRSTIREALGLKLTGTTYEGRYVIVDIELDSKRAAERLAYFDPPSNPGSTVLVHKQPDNVWRIDYQLRDDEDPEAAVKPANVLPRVQSVLDSMGETGEWSPIWITVYKANALTLERYRHGPVLFAGDAAHLVPIFGVRGANSGIDDADNLGWKLACVVNGLASPRLLDTYNDERVFAARENLSYGMKSTEFMAPPSFAFNLMREAVLGLAERHAAVRPLINPRQTHAIAYTQSPLNEAAADAPGSFSRGPAPGSVLPECRLKRMDGGESVDIHLTDLLEPCFTALRFGASSDSTQEHAWQELQRSLAGQGIPFKAVTLVTDETAHATSPTLIDHADSLHERFDATPGTVYLIRPDGHVLARWRNGSAAATQRAISAALTI; encoded by the coding sequence ATGAACCGCCCCTTCAAACCCTATCCGTTTTCGCCTCGCCGCCATGAGGGCGTGGTGCCACCGCTAGTCGACGGGCGCGACCCGCTCGGGCGGCCGGTGGCGATCGTCGGCGGCGGCCCGGTCGGCATGACGCTTGCGCTCGCGCTGGCTCGCCAGGGCGTGCGCTCGGTGTTGATCGAAGCCGACGACAGCGTATGCATCGGCAGCCGCGCCATCTGCATTTCGCGCCGCAGTCTGGAGATTTTCAAGCGCCTCGGCGTCGTGCAAGGCTTCCTGCAAAAGGGCTTGCCGTGGGCAGGCGGCCGCAGCTTCTACCGCGACGCCGAAGTGTTCCGCTTCGCCATGCATCACGACGACGAACAATCGCTGCCGCCGATGATCAACATCGCGCAATACCAGATCGAACAGTTGCTGCTGGACGAAGTGGAACGGCATGCCGAGCTGATCGAGATCCGCTGGCAGACCCGCGTGACCGGCATCGAACCGGATCAGGCGAAAGACGACCGCGCCGAGCTGGCCAGCACCTCCGGCGCAACGCTCACGCTGCGCACCGGCGACACCGCGTGGCAGATGCACGCCGACTGGGTCGTGGCCTGCGACGGCGGCCGCAGCACGATTCGCGAGGCGCTCGGCCTCAAGCTCACCGGCACCACGTACGAAGGCCGCTACGTGATCGTGGACATCGAACTGGACAGCAAGCGCGCCGCCGAGCGCCTCGCCTACTTCGATCCGCCCTCCAATCCCGGTTCGACGGTACTGGTGCACAAGCAGCCCGACAACGTCTGGCGCATCGACTACCAGCTTCGCGACGACGAAGACCCGGAAGCCGCCGTGAAGCCCGCGAACGTCCTGCCGCGCGTGCAGAGCGTGCTCGACTCGATGGGCGAAACCGGCGAATGGTCGCCGATCTGGATCACCGTCTACAAAGCCAACGCGCTGACGCTCGAACGCTACCGGCACGGCCCGGTGCTGTTCGCGGGCGACGCCGCGCATCTCGTGCCGATTTTCGGCGTGCGCGGCGCCAATTCCGGTATCGACGACGCGGACAACCTCGGCTGGAAACTGGCTTGCGTGGTGAACGGCCTGGCTTCGCCGCGTCTGCTCGACACCTACAACGACGAGCGCGTGTTCGCGGCGCGCGAGAATCTGAGCTACGGCATGAAGAGCACGGAATTCATGGCGCCGCCTTCGTTCGCGTTCAATCTGATGCGCGAGGCCGTGCTCGGTCTCGCCGAGCGGCACGCCGCCGTGCGTCCGCTGATCAATCCGAGGCAGACGCATGCAATCGCTTATACGCAGTCGCCGCTCAACGAGGCCGCCGCCGACGCGCCTGGCTCGTTCAGCCGAGGCCCGGCGCCCGGCAGCGTGCTGCCGGAATGCCGGCTCAAACGCATGGACGGCGGCGAGAGCGTGGATATCCATCTCACCGATCTGCTCGAGCCTTGTTTCACGGCGCTGCGCTTCGGCGCGAGCAGCGATTCGACGCAAGAGCATGCATGGCAGGAGTTGCAACGCTCGCTGGCCGGGCAAGGGATTCCGTTCAAAGCCGTCACACTGGTCACGGATGAGACCGCGCATGCCACCAGCCCGACCCTGATCGACCACGCCGACAGCCTGCACGAGCGGTTCGACGCCACGCCCGGCACGGTCTATCTGATCCGGCCAGACGGCCACGTACTCGCCCGCTGGCGCAACGGCAGCGCGGCAGCCACGCAGCGCGCCATCAGCGCGGCGCTGACGATCTGA
- a CDS encoding porin: MKKIITATAVSATFACAAHAQSSVTLYGIVDAGLTYVSNEVSKDSTVTSDGRVTGGKAMFGMTGGNIQPSRWGLRGVEDLGGGLKTVFNLESGFNIANGNQAVSNKLFNRQAYVGLSNEYGTVSFGRQYDSVVDYLAPLTAAGSWGGTYFAHPGDNDNANSSISVNNSVKFQSANYAGFSMSGLYGFSNNAGFADNRAYSIGAGYRNGGLQLGAAYLQYQGMDLNQSNGAISGGTFAASAVSGVQNQRTWGLGGSYTFGPFILGTVFTQSRFQDKFSDISVRYNNYEVNARYNLTPELGLGAAYTYTQALRATPGTSDTNTGAAHWNQFGLQADYSLSKRTDVYAEAVTQLGANNGRGLNTVQINGTSAPSTASNQFLVTTGIRHRF, from the coding sequence ATGAAAAAAATCATTACTGCGACCGCCGTCTCCGCCACTTTTGCGTGCGCGGCGCACGCCCAGAGCAGCGTCACGCTATACGGCATTGTCGATGCGGGCCTGACCTATGTGAGCAATGAAGTCAGCAAGGATTCCACCGTAACGTCCGACGGGCGCGTCACGGGTGGCAAGGCCATGTTCGGCATGACCGGCGGCAACATCCAGCCGAGCCGCTGGGGCCTGCGCGGGGTCGAAGATCTGGGTGGCGGGCTGAAAACGGTCTTCAACCTGGAAAGCGGATTCAACATTGCGAACGGCAACCAGGCTGTGTCCAACAAGCTGTTCAACCGCCAGGCGTATGTCGGCCTGTCCAATGAGTACGGTACGGTTTCGTTCGGCCGCCAGTACGACTCCGTGGTCGACTATCTCGCGCCGCTGACAGCGGCCGGCAGCTGGGGCGGCACGTACTTCGCGCATCCGGGCGACAACGACAACGCCAACTCGTCGATCAGCGTCAACAACTCGGTCAAGTTCCAGAGCGCGAACTACGCCGGCTTCTCGATGAGCGGCCTGTACGGCTTCTCGAACAATGCGGGCTTCGCCGACAACCGGGCGTACAGCATCGGCGCGGGTTACCGCAACGGTGGCTTGCAACTGGGCGCGGCCTATCTCCAGTACCAGGGCATGGACCTGAATCAGAGCAATGGCGCGATCAGCGGCGGCACCTTCGCGGCATCCGCTGTCAGCGGTGTTCAGAATCAGCGTACCTGGGGTCTCGGCGGAAGCTACACGTTCGGTCCGTTCATTCTCGGCACCGTCTTTACGCAGAGCCGCTTCCAGGACAAGTTCTCTGACATCTCGGTCCGTTACAACAACTACGAGGTCAATGCACGCTACAACCTGACGCCGGAACTGGGTTTGGGCGCGGCCTACACTTATACGCAGGCACTGCGCGCCACGCCGGGCACCAGCGACACGAACACCGGCGCGGCCCACTGGAATCAGTTCGGTCTGCAGGCTGACTACTCGCTGTCCAAGCGTACCGACGTTTACGCGGAAGCGGTCACGCAGCTCGGCGCGAACAACGGTCGCGGGCTGAATACCGTGCAAATCAACGGCACCTCCGCGCCGTCCACGGCGAGCAACCAGTTTCTCGTGACGACGGGCATCCGTCACCGGTTCTGA
- a CDS encoding efflux RND transporter periplasmic adaptor subunit has protein sequence MPVLLLGCLIRSLNAPKGPPGEVWRRPALVLSLLALLTACGKPAAPESSQPVDVTVMTVTPRDTPVDFEFVAQTQSSRAVEIRARVDGFLDKRTYTEGQMVRQGQTLFLMDPKPFQAALQSAQGALAQQQARLGVAKANLARVVPLTAQNALSKKDLDDATGSEREAEAAVIAAKGQVQAAQLNLGYTTIKSPLAGLSSYARQQEGSYVTPAQSGLLTYVYQMDPMWVEFSISENEMLRYRDQIAKGQLRFPANNQFEITLLLADGSTFPARGHIDFANPVFSAETGTFLVRAVFANEKGTLRPGQFVRARVSGAVRPNAVLLPQRAVQQGAKSHFVWTVDKDNKPRQRFVEMGEWQGDDCFINDGLRAGERVVVDGAVRLSPNATISITGNGSSAEHRAKLTVPVVPPVAPPVAQTESEQNSAH, from the coding sequence ATGCCTGTTTTGCTGCTGGGATGCCTGATTCGCTCGTTGAATGCACCGAAGGGCCCGCCAGGCGAGGTGTGGAGACGGCCGGCGCTCGTATTGAGTCTGCTTGCTTTACTGACCGCATGCGGCAAACCCGCCGCTCCCGAATCGTCCCAGCCGGTCGACGTCACCGTCATGACCGTGACGCCGCGCGATACGCCCGTGGACTTCGAGTTTGTCGCCCAGACTCAAAGCTCGCGCGCCGTGGAAATTCGCGCGCGGGTAGACGGCTTTCTGGACAAGCGGACGTACACGGAGGGCCAGATGGTTCGTCAGGGGCAGACGCTTTTTCTGATGGACCCCAAGCCGTTCCAGGCCGCGTTGCAATCGGCGCAGGGCGCGCTGGCCCAGCAGCAGGCACGGCTCGGCGTCGCAAAAGCCAATCTCGCGCGCGTCGTGCCGCTCACCGCGCAGAACGCATTGAGCAAGAAAGATCTCGACGATGCAACCGGCAGCGAGCGCGAGGCCGAAGCCGCTGTCATCGCTGCAAAAGGTCAGGTCCAGGCTGCGCAGCTGAACCTCGGCTACACCACGATCAAGTCGCCGCTCGCCGGCTTGTCGAGTTATGCAAGGCAGCAGGAAGGCAGCTATGTCACGCCGGCTCAGTCCGGCCTGTTGACGTATGTCTACCAGATGGATCCTATGTGGGTCGAGTTCAGCATCTCCGAGAACGAGATGCTGCGGTATCGCGATCAGATCGCAAAAGGCCAGTTGCGCTTTCCGGCAAACAACCAGTTCGAAATCACGCTGCTGCTGGCCGACGGTTCGACGTTCCCCGCGCGTGGACATATCGATTTCGCCAATCCGGTATTCAGCGCGGAAACCGGCACCTTCCTCGTACGAGCCGTCTTTGCCAATGAAAAAGGCACGTTGCGTCCTGGGCAGTTCGTACGCGCGAGGGTGTCCGGCGCCGTGCGGCCGAATGCCGTTCTGCTTCCCCAGCGAGCCGTGCAGCAGGGCGCAAAAAGCCATTTCGTGTGGACCGTCGACAAAGATAACAAGCCCCGCCAACGGTTTGTCGAGATGGGCGAATGGCAGGGCGATGACTGCTTCATCAACGACGGCTTGCGCGCCGGCGAAAGAGTCGTTGTGGACGGGGCGGTGAGGCTGTCGCCCAACGCGACGATCAGCATAACGGGGAACGGTTCTTCCGCGGAGCATCGCGCAAAACTCACGGTGCCCGTCGTGCCGCCCGTCGCGCCCCCCGTTGCGCAAACGGAATCCGAACAAAACTCCGCGCATTAA
- a CDS encoding LysR family transcriptional regulator, with the protein MRVFINIADTMSFGQAAANLGISNAMATRYLEQLEAHLNTRLVNRNTRSLSLTEEGEIYSKGCRNVLDEIEEIETVTIRGTIEPAGTLRIAAGASFSLSSLTPLLQEYLRQYPNVRLSVTLLHQHVDFVKEGFDVGIVLPKQIGGTTLIKRSLLSVRPIAVASPSYLAVKGVPSRPADLTSHTFLALTAASHDGDWIFAAPDRREKRVTLDAALMVNNALMLRQAALAGMGIAVLPENHVLNDLRSGTLMQVLTDFRITNADKELALVYADRRHISAKTRSFVDFSVEWFRTNADRLTSAAPVTR; encoded by the coding sequence ATGCGAGTATTTATCAACATCGCAGATACCATGTCATTCGGACAGGCGGCAGCCAATCTCGGCATTTCGAATGCGATGGCCACGCGCTACCTCGAGCAACTCGAAGCTCACCTGAACACAAGACTTGTCAATCGCAATACACGCAGCCTCTCCCTGACCGAAGAGGGGGAGATCTACTCAAAGGGTTGCCGCAACGTACTCGACGAAATCGAGGAGATCGAAACCGTCACGATACGCGGCACGATCGAGCCGGCCGGCACGCTGAGAATCGCGGCCGGCGCATCGTTCTCACTGTCCAGCCTCACGCCGCTGCTGCAGGAATATCTGCGGCAGTATCCGAATGTCAGACTCTCGGTCACGCTGTTGCACCAGCACGTCGATTTCGTGAAAGAAGGCTTTGACGTCGGCATCGTGCTGCCCAAGCAGATCGGCGGCACTACGTTGATCAAACGCTCGCTGCTGAGTGTCCGTCCCATTGCCGTCGCGTCGCCCAGTTACCTCGCCGTCAAAGGGGTTCCGTCGCGGCCGGCGGATCTGACCTCGCACACCTTTCTTGCCCTCACTGCCGCCTCGCATGACGGCGACTGGATCTTCGCTGCGCCGGACCGGCGCGAGAAACGCGTGACGCTCGACGCCGCGCTGATGGTGAACAATGCGCTGATGCTGCGGCAAGCCGCGCTCGCGGGCATGGGGATCGCGGTGCTGCCTGAGAACCATGTGCTGAACGATTTGCGCAGCGGCACGCTCATGCAGGTTCTGACGGACTTCCGCATCACCAATGCCGACAAGGAGTTGGCGCTGGTGTACGCGGATCGCCGCCACATTTCCGCGAAGACGCGGTCATTCGTCGACTTTTCGGTTGAATGGTTTCGCACCAACGCGGACCGTCTGACCTCCGCTGCGCCCGTTACCAGGTAG
- a CDS encoding efflux RND transporter permease subunit yields the protein MKLSHFCIDRPIFASVISIVIALGGVLAMFALPVAQYPDITPPQITITASYPGASADVVANNVAAPIEQQVNGADSMIYMTSSSSSTGSLTINVFFRNGTNPDLAQVDVQNRVNLALPQLPQSVQSQGVQVQKKSSAFMMVVAVYSPDNRFDSTYVANYANVYVLDALKRIPGANQASIFGTPDYAMRIWLRPDRMAQLGITATDVQNAVANQNQQFAVGRLGQAPTGLPVEQSFAVTTSGRLSSPAEFDNIIIRASNNGAAIVRLKDVGRAELGQKDYSIRSRFQGKPATVIAIYQQPGANALDVSMQVRATLADMKRSFPEGIDYNIAMDTTDFTRASIADVVKTFFEAVLLVVIVVFMFLQSWRATLIPVLAVPVSILGTFMGMATLGFSINMLTMFGMVLAIGIVVDDAIVVIENVERNMREFGLSPNAAAKRAMDEVSGPVVTIVLVMCAVFVPVAFLGGITGQMYKQFAITIAISVVLSGIVALTLSPALAAVLLKPQAHAKHRFFQWFDNAFARVTAGYGRAVTLTIRRFGIALLLFAGMVLLAVTMMRSIPHAFLPPEDQGYLLGAVIMPDSASLDRTGRVSSRVTDYFAKQAGVGSVTVVDGYSLLDNQTMNNASTFFVGLKGFDERYSWANIRTQNAHALLLGAYRALSRIKEGIVVPVNPPSIPGLGTTGGTEMWIQSKGDGTTAQLAQVVQNFIARAKARPELAAVTSTFNASSQQLRVDVDRDRAATLGVPIDEVYSTMQTMFGSLYVSQFNQSSRLWQVILQAEPSYRLKPTDLEQVFVRSATGTMVPLKSIVTYQYVTGPSLMTRFNDFPAVLITANAAPGHSSGEVIAVLEELARTMPAGYGAGWSGEAYEARQSGGTSGLVFVFGLVMVFLILAAQYERWSLPVGVLMAVPFALFGALLAILLRGLNNDVYFQIGLTMLVALAAKNAILIFEFAVLNRAQGASPFDAAVTAARDRLRPIVMTSFAFILGCVPLAIATGASQNSRHSIGTGVIGGMLGATGVAVFFIPMFFFLLESANERRAGKKKGEAVPEGQGERALSGSRPVTNSSTGMHPGTKRDN from the coding sequence ATGAAGCTCTCCCATTTCTGTATCGACAGGCCGATCTTCGCGTCGGTCATCTCCATCGTCATCGCGCTGGGCGGCGTGCTGGCCATGTTCGCGTTGCCGGTCGCCCAGTACCCGGACATCACGCCGCCGCAGATCACGATCACCGCCAGCTACCCGGGCGCGAGCGCCGACGTGGTGGCGAATAACGTCGCGGCGCCCATCGAGCAGCAGGTCAACGGCGCGGACAGCATGATCTACATGACCTCGTCGAGTTCGTCGACCGGCAGTCTGACGATCAACGTGTTCTTCCGCAACGGCACCAACCCGGATCTGGCCCAGGTGGACGTTCAGAACCGCGTCAACCTCGCATTGCCGCAACTGCCGCAGTCCGTGCAGTCGCAGGGCGTGCAGGTACAGAAAAAGTCGTCGGCGTTCATGATGGTTGTCGCGGTGTACTCACCCGATAACCGGTTCGATTCGACCTACGTCGCCAACTACGCAAACGTGTACGTGCTCGATGCGCTCAAACGGATTCCGGGCGCGAACCAGGCCAGCATCTTCGGCACGCCGGACTACGCCATGCGTATCTGGCTGCGCCCGGACCGCATGGCGCAGCTCGGCATTACGGCTACCGACGTGCAGAACGCGGTGGCGAACCAGAACCAGCAGTTCGCGGTCGGGCGCCTCGGCCAGGCGCCAACGGGTTTGCCGGTTGAACAGTCGTTCGCCGTGACGACGAGCGGGCGACTTTCCAGTCCCGCCGAATTCGACAACATCATTATTCGTGCGTCGAACAACGGCGCGGCGATCGTCCGCTTGAAAGACGTCGGCCGTGCCGAGCTCGGACAGAAAGATTATTCGATACGCAGCCGATTCCAGGGCAAGCCCGCTACGGTGATCGCCATCTACCAGCAGCCCGGCGCCAACGCGCTGGATGTCTCGATGCAGGTGCGCGCAACGCTGGCGGACATGAAACGCTCGTTCCCGGAGGGGATCGATTACAACATCGCAATGGATACCACCGACTTCACGCGCGCCTCCATTGCGGACGTGGTGAAGACGTTTTTCGAAGCCGTATTGCTGGTGGTGATTGTCGTATTCATGTTCTTGCAGAGCTGGCGCGCGACGCTGATTCCGGTGCTGGCGGTGCCGGTCTCCATTCTGGGGACGTTCATGGGCATGGCCACCCTTGGGTTTTCGATCAACATGCTGACCATGTTCGGTATGGTGCTGGCAATCGGCATCGTGGTGGACGATGCGATCGTCGTGATCGAGAACGTCGAGCGCAACATGCGTGAGTTCGGCCTCTCGCCGAATGCGGCGGCCAAGCGGGCTATGGATGAAGTGTCGGGCCCGGTCGTCACGATCGTGCTGGTCATGTGCGCGGTGTTCGTGCCGGTTGCATTTCTGGGCGGCATTACGGGGCAGATGTACAAACAGTTTGCCATCACCATTGCGATTTCTGTGGTCCTATCGGGCATCGTGGCCTTGACATTGTCGCCGGCGCTGGCGGCTGTATTGCTGAAACCGCAGGCGCATGCAAAGCATCGTTTTTTCCAGTGGTTCGATAACGCGTTCGCGCGCGTCACGGCGGGCTACGGCCGCGCCGTGACGCTTACGATCAGGCGGTTTGGCATCGCGCTGCTGCTGTTCGCCGGCATGGTCCTGCTGGCAGTCACGATGATGCGGTCCATTCCACATGCCTTCCTGCCGCCTGAAGATCAGGGCTACCTGCTTGGCGCGGTCATCATGCCCGATTCGGCAAGTCTCGATCGCACCGGCCGGGTGTCGTCGCGCGTGACCGACTACTTCGCGAAACAGGCCGGCGTAGGCAGCGTAACGGTGGTCGACGGCTACAGCCTGCTCGACAACCAGACAATGAACAACGCTTCAACGTTCTTTGTCGGACTGAAGGGATTCGACGAGCGGTATTCGTGGGCGAACATTCGCACGCAAAATGCGCATGCGTTGCTGCTTGGTGCCTACCGCGCACTGTCACGGATCAAGGAAGGCATTGTCGTACCGGTCAACCCGCCGTCGATCCCCGGGCTTGGCACGACGGGCGGCACCGAGATGTGGATTCAGAGCAAAGGCGACGGCACCACGGCGCAGCTTGCTCAGGTCGTGCAGAACTTTATCGCCAGGGCGAAGGCGCGGCCCGAGCTGGCGGCCGTCACGTCGACCTTCAACGCTTCTTCACAGCAGTTGCGTGTCGATGTCGATCGCGACAGGGCGGCCACACTCGGCGTGCCGATAGACGAGGTCTACAGTACGATGCAGACCATGTTCGGTTCGCTGTACGTCTCCCAGTTCAATCAGTCGAGCCGTCTGTGGCAGGTGATCCTTCAGGCGGAGCCGTCATACCGGTTAAAGCCCACGGACCTCGAGCAGGTATTCGTGCGCAGCGCCACGGGCACGATGGTGCCGCTCAAATCGATCGTGACGTATCAGTACGTAACCGGCCCGTCCCTGATGACGCGCTTCAACGACTTCCCGGCCGTGCTGATTACCGCCAATGCTGCGCCGGGCCACAGTTCGGGCGAAGTGATCGCCGTGCTGGAGGAACTGGCGCGAACCATGCCCGCAGGATACGGCGCGGGGTGGAGCGGAGAAGCGTACGAAGCCCGCCAGTCAGGTGGCACGTCAGGCCTCGTTTTCGTGTTCGGTCTGGTGATGGTGTTCCTGATTCTCGCCGCGCAATACGAACGCTGGAGCCTGCCTGTCGGCGTTCTGATGGCCGTGCCGTTCGCGCTGTTCGGTGCTTTGCTGGCCATCCTGTTGAGAGGCCTGAACAACGACGTCTATTTTCAGATCGGTCTCACCATGCTGGTCGCACTCGCGGCGAAAAATGCGATTCTCATTTTCGAGTTTGCGGTGCTGAATCGCGCACAAGGCGCATCCCCGTTCGACGCCGCGGTGACCGCCGCCCGAGACCGGTTGCGGCCAATCGTCATGACGTCGTTCGCCTTCATTCTCGGCTGCGTTCCGCTGGCCATCGCGACCGGCGCGTCGCAGAACAGCCGGCATTCTATCGGCACCGGGGTGATCGGCGGCATGTTGGGGGCGACCGGCGTCGCTGTCTTCTTCATTCCGATGTTCTTCTTCCTGCTCGAATCGGCGAACGAGCGGCGCGCCGGTAAGAAGAAGGGAGAGGCCGTGCCGGAGGGACAAGGCGAACGGGCGCTGTCCGGTTCGCGTCCGGTGACTAACAGTTCGACCGGTATGCATCCCGGCACGAAGCGGGATAATTGA
- a CDS encoding 2-dehydropantoate 2-reductase codes for MKVAIYGAGAIGGWMGVKLAQAGHDVSVVARGETLAALREHGLRLIEGGVTHGVKVNASDKPANLGVQDLVVVAVKGPAMASVAAQIAPLLNPQTIVLTAMNGVPWWFCDGLGRDFAGKRLKSIDPDGAIAAAIPVAQTVGCVVHASCLVEAPGVIRHHQGNGLIIGEASGRSGERAAALTATLAAAGFNASTSAQIQRDVWYKLWGNMTMNPISAITGATTDRILSDELARNFVTSIMLEAREIGARFGIPIEQEPADRHAITLKLGAMKTSMLQDVQAGKAVELDALVGAVRELGQLTGVATPYTDALLGLARLHASTLGLYPKQ; via the coding sequence ATGAAAGTAGCTATCTACGGCGCGGGCGCGATCGGCGGCTGGATGGGTGTGAAGCTCGCGCAGGCCGGCCATGACGTGAGCGTGGTGGCGCGCGGCGAAACGCTTGCCGCGCTGCGCGAGCACGGCCTGCGTCTGATCGAGGGCGGCGTGACGCATGGCGTGAAGGTGAACGCGAGCGACAAGCCCGCCAATCTCGGCGTGCAGGATCTCGTCGTGGTCGCCGTCAAGGGACCGGCAATGGCGTCCGTGGCCGCGCAGATCGCGCCGCTGCTGAACCCGCAGACCATCGTGCTGACCGCGATGAACGGCGTGCCCTGGTGGTTTTGCGACGGGCTCGGGCGGGACTTTGCCGGCAAGCGCCTGAAGTCGATCGATCCCGACGGCGCGATCGCCGCTGCGATTCCGGTTGCGCAGACGGTGGGCTGCGTGGTGCACGCCAGTTGCCTCGTCGAAGCGCCGGGCGTCATCCGGCATCATCAGGGCAATGGGCTGATTATCGGCGAGGCGTCGGGGCGGTCGGGCGAGCGCGCCGCGGCGCTCACGGCCACGCTTGCGGCGGCCGGCTTCAATGCATCGACGTCGGCGCAGATTCAGCGCGACGTCTGGTACAAGCTGTGGGGCAACATGACGATGAATCCGATCAGCGCGATCACCGGCGCGACGACCGACCGGATTCTCAGCGACGAGTTGGCGCGCAACTTCGTGACGAGCATCATGCTGGAGGCGAGGGAGATTGGCGCGCGCTTCGGCATTCCGATCGAACAGGAACCGGCGGACCGCCACGCGATCACGCTCAAACTCGGCGCGATGAAAACCTCGATGCTGCAGGACGTGCAGGCGGGTAAAGCGGTCGAACTCGACGCGCTGGTGGGCGCGGTACGCGAGCTGGGACAACTGACGGGCGTTGCCACGCCGTACACGGATGCTCTGCTCGGACTCGCGCGGCTGCATGCGAGCACGCTGGGTTTGTATCCGAAGCAGTGA
- a CDS encoding class II aldolase/adducin family protein encodes MTTLEMPAPSAPKAHTMHPDEWHARVHLAACYRIFDMLGWTEMIYNHITLRVPASVSGGERHFLINPFGLHYSEVTASNLVKIDARGRVLDHSPYPVNPAGFVVHAAIHEGLPDAHCVMHTHTTAGVAVACLEDGLQQTNFYSAQLHDRIAYHDFEGITVHAEEGPRLLAHIGDKQAVILRNHGLLAWGHTLPQTFAVLWTLNRACEIQMATFAMGRARPVPEDVAIRCSRDALQFDPRHGAGQDVFDALVRRVDRIDASYKD; translated from the coding sequence ATGACCACACTTGAAATGCCGGCGCCGAGCGCGCCGAAAGCCCACACGATGCATCCGGACGAATGGCACGCGCGCGTGCATCTCGCGGCGTGCTATCGCATTTTCGACATGCTCGGCTGGACGGAGATGATCTATAACCACATCACGCTGCGCGTTCCCGCCAGCGTGAGCGGCGGCGAGCGGCACTTCCTGATCAATCCGTTCGGGCTGCACTATAGCGAGGTGACGGCGAGCAACCTCGTGAAGATTGACGCACGAGGGCGCGTGCTCGATCACTCGCCGTATCCGGTGAACCCGGCCGGCTTCGTCGTGCATGCGGCGATTCACGAGGGCCTGCCGGACGCGCACTGCGTGATGCACACGCACACTACGGCGGGCGTCGCCGTGGCCTGTCTGGAAGACGGTTTGCAGCAGACCAACTTCTACAGCGCGCAATTGCACGACCGCATTGCGTATCACGACTTCGAGGGCATCACGGTGCACGCGGAAGAAGGTCCGCGCCTGCTCGCGCATATCGGCGACAAACAGGCGGTGATCCTGCGCAATCATGGCCTGCTTGCGTGGGGCCACACCTTGCCGCAAACTTTCGCGGTCCTGTGGACGCTCAATCGCGCCTGCGAAATCCAGATGGCGACGTTCGCGATGGGCCGCGCGCGGCCGGTGCCGGAAGACGTTGCGATCCGCTGCTCGCGCGACGCGCTGCAGTTCGATCCGCGCCACGGCGCGGGGCAGGACGTGTTCGACGCGCTGGTGCGGCGAGTGGACCGCATCGACGCCAGTTACAAGGATTGA